Proteins encoded together in one Triticum dicoccoides isolate Atlit2015 ecotype Zavitan chromosome 7B, WEW_v2.0, whole genome shotgun sequence window:
- the LOC119339031 gene encoding uncharacterized protein LOC119339031, whose amino-acid sequence MTEDARGRAVNPSCRNAANPFHRCAEYCPVAAPAGKSPAAPPPPGRAVQNGTGPRGDGAGGARQQAVNPDCPNADNPFHRCADYCPVAPPAVKSPPLPPGLGGQNGRTHSDGDLQPRTRRRDRAGGSGGGLPLYVFLREGSSDGEGKKVDPRCPNAPNPFHVCTNHCLAKMVEGGRSSEGGKSPISLFSRHSGRSTSSSEDGSVKSGGSKKADPKCPNAGNPFHECGEHCTTKMKELEKQKKADKKSPRRKGGKDGAVVQNWKVDPRCPNAGNPFHICAQYCFDHLNEAPSTPTSKPDSRKGKAVMKSEPTGEINPDCVNASNPYHKCGEYCKRNGNR is encoded by the exons ATGACCGAGGACGCCAGAGGGCGGGCGGTCAACCCGTCCTGCCGCAACGCCGCCAACCCTTTCCACCGCTGCGCCGAGtactgccccgtcgccgcccccgcggGCAAGTcaccggcggcgccgccgccgcctggccgcGCGGTGCAGAACGGGACCGGACCGCGCGGCGACGGAGCGGGAGGGGCGAGGCAGCAGGCGGTCAACCCGGACtgccccaacgccgacaaccccttCCACCGCTGCGCCGACTACTGCCCCGTCGCGCCCCCGGCGGTGAAGTCGCCTCCGCTGCCGCCGGGCCTCGGGGGCCAGAACGGGAGGACGCACAGCGACGGCGACCTGCAGCCCAGGACGCGCCGCCGCGACAGggccggcggctccggcggcggcctcCCCCTCTACGTCTTCC TGCGTGAAGGCTCCTCGGACGGAGAAGGCAAGAAGGTGGATCCCCGGTGCCCCAACGCGCCCAACCCGTTCCACGTCTGCACCAACCACTGCCTCGCCAAGATGGTCGAGGGCGGCCGCTCGTCGGAGGGTGGCAAATCCCCCATTTCCCTCTTCTCCCGCCACTCCGGTCGCTCCACCTCCTCTTCGGAAG ATGGCAGCGTCAAGTCCGGGGGCAGCAAGAAGGCGGATCCAAAATGCCCGAATGCCGGCAACCCTTTTCATGAATGTGGAGAGCATTGTACCACCAAGATGAAGGAACTGGAGAAGCAGAAGAAAGCCGATAAGAAGTCGCCACGCaggaaag GTGGGAAGGATGGCGCCGTGGTGCAAAATTGGAAGGTCGATCCGAGGTGCCCAAATGCGGGCAATCCGTTTCATATATGCGCCCAGTACTGTTTCGATCATTTGAACGAAGCGCCATCAACACCTACAAGCAAGCCAG ACTCAAGAAAGGGAAAGGCTGTCATGAAATCAGAGCCAACAGGAGAAATCAATCCTGATTGTGTCAATGCATCCAATCCGTATCATAAATGTGGAGAATATTGCAAAAGAAATGGCAACAGATAG